From the Schistocerca piceifrons isolate TAMUIC-IGC-003096 chromosome 2, iqSchPice1.1, whole genome shotgun sequence genome, the window cacgtcatcttgtatcctcctacagtcactcaacgacgacaccttcccgtacaccacagcatcattagcaaacagacgcacattgctatccaccctatccaaaagatcatttatgtaagatagaaaacaacagcggagcaCACTTCCGTggtgcactccagatgataccctcacctccgatgaacactcaccatagagtacgacgtactggtttctattacttaagaagtcttcgagagactcacatacttgggaagcaatcccatatgctcgtaactTAGTTAGGAGCCTgcggtggggcaccgagtcaaacgctttccggaagtcaaggaatatggcatccgtctagGTGTTCTGTGATTGTGTACAAAGTGCGCCCCATGCCCTCTCCTGTTATGAAACACGAACAgccgctagcatgagtttcttagaagtagataccttagcggttgcgaagcaactcaaatcgcttgatacgggcaagtcttcaggtccagattgtataccgattaggtccctttcagattacgctgatacaatagctccctacttagcaatcatatacaaccgctcgctcaccgatagatctgtacctacagattggaaaattgcgcaggtcgcaccagtgtttaagaagggtagtaggagtaatttaTCGaagtacagacctatatcattgacgtcggtttgcagtagggttttggaccatatactgtattcaaaccttatgaatcacctcgacgggaacgatctattgatacgtaatcagcatggtttcagaaaacatcgttcttgtgcaacgaagtaatggccgctatcgacaggcgatctcaagttgattccgtatttctagatttccggaaagcttttgacaccgttcgtcacaagcgacttctaatcaagctgcgggcctatggggtatcgtctcagttgtgcgactggattcgtgatttcctgtcaggaaggtcgcaattcgtagtaatagacggcaaatcatcgagtaaaactgaagtgatatcaggtgttccccagggaagcgtcctgggacctctgctgttcctgatctatataaacgacctgtgtgacaatctgagcagttctcttaggtttttcgcagttgatgctgtgatttaccgtctagtaaggtcatccgaagaccagtatcagttgcaaagcgatttagaaaagattgctgtattgtgtggcaggtggcatttgactctaaataaagaaaagtgtgaggtgatgcacatgagatccaaaagaaatccgttggaattcgattactcgataaatagtacaattctcaaggctgtcaattcaactaagtacctgggtgttaaaattacgagcaacttcagttggaaagaccacacagataatattgtggggaaggcgagccaaaggttgcgtttcattggcaggacacttagaagatgcaacaagtccactaaagagacaatttacactacactcgttcgtcctctgttagaatattgctgcgcggtgtgggatccttaccaggtgggattgacggaggacatcgaaagggtgcaaaaaagggcatctcgttttgtattatcacgtaataggggagagagtgtggcagatatgatacgcgagttgggatggaagtcattaaagcaaagactttttcatcgcggcgagatctatttacgaaatttcagtcaccagctttctcttccgagtgcgaaaatattttgtggagcccaacctacgtaggtaggaatgatcataaaaataaaataagagagaaacttcatggcagattaaaactgtgtgccggaccgagactggaactcgggacctttgcctttcgcggggaagatCCCAACCCGCCCGCCCGCAAGTGCTCTACccgcccgcgaaaagcaaaggtcccgatttcgagcctcggtccggcacacagttttaatctgccaggaagtttcatatcagcgcacactccgctgcagagtgaaaatctcattctgaaaataagagagagctcgaacacaaaggtttaggtgttcgtttttcccgcgcgctgttcgggagtctaatggtagagagataatatgattgtggttcgatgaaccctctgccaagtacttaaatgtgaattgcagagtaatcaagtaggtGTAGATCGTGCCTGCTCGAGGGTTAATGCTGGTGTGGCGGCCGTGATGAACGCAACTCCTGATGGGGTCATGATGGTACAGTATTACATGCTGACAGAGTAGGTCACTACTCACCGAGCATCTTGAGGACGCGCCGCGACTGCGAAGAATGGCTGGCCCTGCCGGCGGCGTGGTGGTGGCGCGGCGTCTGCACGCCGGACAGCTGCAGCTGCGCCTGACTGCCGGCCGTCGAGGCCAGCGACGCCGACGCCGAGTGGGCGCCGTCCTTGTCGGCCGCTGTCGCGACGCAGCCGTAGTGCTGGTGGCCGGTGCCGGCGCCGTTGCGATGGCCATAGGGCCCGGCGTCGCGCTTCATGGCGCTCGAGCGCCGCAGCCGCAGCCCGATGAGCGCGTACAGTATGGTGATGAGCGTCATGGGCGCCACGAAGAAGATGAACGTCGAGATCTCGAAAAGGTGGTGCACCGTCTCCTCGCGGAACATGCAGCGCGTCATGTCGGGCGGCCCGACGATCTGCAGGTGCAGCGCCTGCGGCACGGCGCACGCCACCGACAGCAGCCACACGGCCACGATCAGCTTGACGGCGCGCGACAGCTTCGACATGGTGTGCGACAGGAACGGGTGGCAGATGGCCACGTACCGCTCCACCGTGAACGCTGTGATGGTCAGCACCGTCGCGTTCGACGACGTCTCGGCGGCGAGGCCGCGCAGCCGGCAGAAGGTCAGCCCGAAGATGTAGGGGTAGTGCTTCCACACCTGGTACACCTCGGGCGGCAGCCCGGACACCAGCAGCAGCAGGTCGGACACGGCCAGGCTGAACAAGTAGTAGTTGGTGGTGGTGTGCATGTGCTTGTTGCGGTAGATGACGATGCACGTCGTCATGTTGCCCAGCACGCCGGTGAAGAAGATGATGGCATAGAGGACCGTCATGGGCACCACCACGTACAGCGGGTGCCGCACCGCCACCACCTCCAGCGCCGCCGCGGCCGCCGACGCAGCCGTAGAGTTGGACGCCGCCGCCTTTCCATGGGCGCCGTCATCCGACGCGTTCACCGGCAGCGCCGTCGCCAACGACAGAATTTCAGCCGCGTCGATCGCGTCCTCTGCCGCCCCCACCGCCGGCCGTACCGTGTCCTGATCCGCCAAAAACTGCATTATGCCCTCGGTCGCTGCCGTCGCAGCAACGCCCTCTATGCTAAACGATTCACCCATCGCCAACCTCAGAGTGACCTGTTTTCACACTAATACACTCCTCTGCCCTGTCAGCATAGATTTTGCGTCCCTACTCGGTCCTCTACCTTTCAGTGGAGTGGAGAACATTTTACACTTACGAGCCTGTCAGACATCGTCT encodes:
- the LOC124776039 gene encoding alpha-1D adrenergic receptor-like, with the protein product MGESFSIEGVAATAATEGIMQFLADQDTVRPAVGAAEDAIDAAEILSLATALPVNASDDGAHGKAAASNSTAASAAAAALEVVAVRHPLYVVVPMTVLYAIIFFTGVLGNMTTCIVIYRNKHMHTTTNYYLFSLAVSDLLLLVSGLPPEVYQVWKHYPYIFGLTFCRLRGLAAETSSNATVLTITAFTVERYVAICHPFLSHTMSKLSRAVKLIVAVWLLSVACAVPQALHLQIVGPPDMTRCMFREETVHHLFEISTFIFFVAPMTLITILYALIGLRLRRSSAMKRDAGPYGHRNGAGTGHQHYGCVATAADKDGAHSASASLTPRHHHAAGRASHSSQSRRVLKMLVAVVVAFFICWAPFHAQRLVAMYVTADAQRERGPSELIYAIVTYTSGILYYVSTTINPILYQIMSHKFREAFKDTLGRCCGLRGQRARRAYSILSRSAPRHASAAHAAAAAGGRGGGAGGGLGGGGGAAGGVARCGESATATDCSGNSEQLRSDAASGSASASGSGSCGGYSVVVSASARHHGGYEAVVVPALSRQSTRASSRPFLSSGSSAALPTSPPPMPVASGRRRSHRNGKRSRDPWRLLRCLSTSSEQSLEQLPTCYLPEPITAESSKEQVCPRRPNGEAITMLPVSLSNNSNNVSNSSLRDVEHGALEDELSAYMEELNRRERC